ATGGAAGACCATCAGCATGTATGATTCCCTTTCCGAAGCGCTCGGCGAGGAAATCGTGCCGAATGGCGGCCCGGACAATCCGGGTACTTCCGTGGAACATCTCGGTGCCATTGCCGACAAGCTCGGTGTGGAACGCGACGATGTGGAGAACCACGGCAAGCTCGTCGAACACCTGTGGGAGCACTTCTACGAAGACAAGCTGTTCGAGCCGACCTTCGTGCGTGACTTCCCGGTCGAAACCTCCCCGCTGGTCAAGGGCCACCGTTCCAAGCCCGGTGTGGTCGAGAAGTGGGATCTGTATGTGCGCGGCTTCGAGCTGGCCACCGGCTACTCCGAATTGAACGATCCGGTTGTGCAGCGTGAACGTTTCGTGGCTCAGGCCAAGGATGCGCTCGCGGGCGACGAAGAAGCCTGCGATATTGATGAGGACTTCCTTGAGGCTCTCGGCGTGGGCATGCCTCCGGCAGGCGGCATGGGCATGGGTATCGACCGACTGCTGATCGCCCTGACCGGCGCCACCATCCGCGAAACCATCACCTTCCCGCTAGTGAAGCCGCTGAATTAAGGCAAAGCCTTAATTCAATATCGGCTTCACGCGAGGCGGAAAAGCTGACGGCCCAGTGGGCCGTCAGCCCGCCGGAGCCATCCTTATAAAAATTGCCGCTGAATTAAGGCAAAGCCTTAATTCAATATCGGCTTCACTTGAGGCTGCTTGGGTACAACCAGGCAGCCCCGCGTCTTTTAATCCCCAATTCTGTTTTATTCCCTAATTTCTGGCGCTGGTCCTGTGCTTTCGCGCACGACAAGCGTTGGTGGAAACAATAGCGTGCGCTGCGCGTCTTCGGACTGATGTTTGGATAGTAATGTGGCAAGTGTTGCTCGGGTCATTTCCGCCAGTGGCTGCCGCATGGTGGTCAATGGCGGTCCGAGATGCCGTGCGCTGTTGATGTCGTCGAATCCGGTGACGGACAGATCTTCGGGAATCGACAGTCCCAACTGATGTGCCGCGTCATATATGCCGAATGCCTGCGTATCGCTACAGGCAAATACTGCAGTTGGACGATTCTTTTGCTGCAGTAGATCAAGCGCGTGCAAGCGTGCATTTTCCGACCAGTAGTCGCCTTCGCGCACTTGAGTGTCATTGAGAACGATGTCATGCTGTGCTAGTGCCGCACGAAATCCAGCCAATCTGGCGGGGTAGCAGGTGGTGGACATTGGGCCGGTAATTGCCGCGAATTGGCGGTGTCCTAAGTTAATAAGATGGCTGCCGATTTCGAATCCGCCTGTCCAATTGTCGATGCGCACGTCCATGCAATCTTTGCATGGTGTTCCGGATGGGTCGACTACCGCATATCGAGCTCCAAGTTCTTGGCAAAGCGTTCGATCTCGCATTGGCACGTAGGCGTTGTCGAAAATCACTGCTTTGGGTCTGGCTCGGCGGATTGCTTGCCGGTAGGTGTCGTTGAGGATGCCATCGGAGGCGTTTTTCGCGCAGATGGTCACGGTCATGCTTCGTTTGACGGCGGTGTCGGTGGCTCCTTGCATGATGTCGAGCACCCATGGGTTGTCCATGGATTCGAGCACCAACATGATGGTTGTGGACAGCGCGTGTTTGACTGGCGGTTTGCTGTATTCCATGTCTTTGAGCAGCGCTTCAATGCGTTGCCGTGTTTCGTCGGAGACTCCGGAACGTCCATTGATGACTTTGGAGACGGTGGATGGCGTGGTGTTCGCAAGTTTGGCGATGTGCGACAGCTTCGGTCGTTGACTGGCGGTACGCATATTGGTTTGCGATGAAGACAGTGTCATGATAGCAGTATAGTAGAGAAATTTCTTCTAATGATTGCTATGCAGTGTAATCATTGTGTTGGAGTGCATGATAATTGCTGTTTATCTGCTGTATATTGACATTTGCAAGAAAGAAATTTCCTTATCATCTCAAGAATTTGCATTTCATTTTCTCTACTCTGACATCAGACGGCGAAAATGCAATATACGCAATGAGCGCAGGTGCGAATCGGCCGTCAGGGATAAGAAGCATTGTCATCGCGTTGCTGCGAATGGCATGATGGCTCGTATTGCACGGGCTGTTCGGGATTCTCGACAAAGGAGTTGTTGTGGACAACGCGAACGTTAAGCTCTCCCTTAAGGAGAAGCTCAGCTATGGAGCGTCGGATTGCGCGTACAATCTGGTGTTCAACGTGGTCACCACGTACATGATGTTCTATTACACCGACGTGGCCGGCATTAGCCTGCTGTCTGTCGGTACGCTGTTCCTGGTGGTGCGTGTGCTTGACGCGATTGCAGGTCCGGTGGTGGGTGCGCTTATTGATAAAACGCATACCAAGTGGGGCAAGGTGCGTCCATGGTTCCTATGGTTCGGTGCGCCATTTGCCATCATAGGTGTCATGGCGTTTTCGGTGCCGAACTTCGGCGGCGTAATCAAGATGATTTATGTGTACGTAACGTACATCATGATGAATTTCCTCGCCGTCACGGTGACCACGCCGTGCACCGCGCTGCTGCCGAACCTCACCACCAACGCCCAGGAACGTGTCAATGCAAATGCTTTCCGTAATGTCGGCGGTCAGATCGGCGTGATTGCCTCTGGTATGCTTACTCTGCCGTTGGTCAACCTGATCGGTGGTGGCAATCAGCAGTTGGGCTTTACCGTCACCATGATCATCTATGGCGTGATCTGCGTGGGTCTGTTGCTGCTGACTTTTGCCAATACGCGTGAACGTGTGTTTACCCCTAAGGAGAAGGAGCCGCCGTTCATCAAGAGTTTCGTGGCCATGCTGCACAATGGGCCATGGTGGATTCTTGTCACCCTCAACCTTGTCATGTTCATTGGTGTGGTAACCAAGGCCTCGTCCATCGTGTACTTCTTCAAGTACAACGTCGGCAACGAAACTCTTTCCTCTTTGGCTAATGGCATCAATTCGGCTGGCATGATTGCCGGTATGATTCTTGCTCCGTTCTTCGCCAAGAAGATGAAGAACCGCAATATCGCCATCATGTTCTTCGGATTCGGCATTATTGGTCTGCTTGGTCTGTACGTTGGTGCCAAGATCATGTCCATTCCGCTGATCTTCGTATCCATGGCGGTTTCGGCATTGTTCCAGACTGGTCAAAGCATGGGCTTCGTGATGTTGGCCGATGTGGTTGACTATGGCGAATGGAAGACCGGTGTGCGTAGCCAGGGCTTGATTACTTCCTGCGCGGCCATCGGTGTTACCTGTGGTGCGGGCATCGCCGGCTGGCTCTCCAGTTTTGTGCTGGAAATCAACGGTTTTGTGCCTAATCAAGAGCAGACGGCGCAAGCTCTGAACGCCATCAACATCAACTTCGTGTGGATTCCGATCGCCTGCTGCGCTATCGGCACTGTGCTGATGCTGCTGTACAAGGTCGATGATCAGATCGGCACTATTCGTGAGGAACTCGCAGTCCGTAATCAGGTCGTTGCTGAGTAAACGCACCCTGCGTATCGCGCTTCGGGCTTCGAAACGGTTTGATCCCAATTCCCTTTTCCGTTCGAAGCCCGGAACATTCGTTTTACAAACCAATAAGGAAATCATCATGAGTGTTATGGAACCTGCTGTTTTCACAGTGGAACGTGCCGACGGTACTTCTTTGACGTTACGAGGTACCCGTTATCTGCCGGAAGGTTTTTCGGAAGACGGACATTCGCCGGTGGCGGTGCTTTTTCATGGCTTCGGGGGCAATCGCATCGACTTTTCCGGATTTGTCGTGCAAATGGCGCGAGAACTTGCTTCTCGTGGTCTCGTGGTCGTTACTTACGATCGTGCTGGTCATGGCGAAAGTGATGGTACTTTCTTCGATACCACCGTTAGTGGCGATGTCGAAGACGCCTTGCAGGTAGTGGAGCAGGCTCGTCATATGAGCGGCTGCGATCCGGATAATCTGCATTTCGCTGGACTGAGCCTTGGCGCGGTGATTTGCACGCTGTTGGCACCGAAGGTGCCTGGGCAGCCCAAGTCGATCGCTCTGTGTTCTACGGCCACTTCGTATGTTGATGAGATTGCCGGTGGGCATATTCAGGGTAAGCCTCTGTCTGCCATCGAAGAGCAAGGCTATCTTGACTTTATGGGTGTTGCCATGGGACCGGCCATGGTGGAGGATGCGGGTCGTACCGATCCTTACGGCATGGCTTGCGGATATCGCGGTAAGGTGCTTGCCATCCATGGCACCAAGGATTTCATTCCTGTTGACTATATTCGTCGGTACGAGGATGTGTATGGCGAAAATATGCAGCTCAAGGTCATCGAGGATGGCGACCATGGTTTCGGCAATGTGAAGCATCGCGAAATGGTTATGCCGGCTCTCGGTGATTTTGTGGCAGAGCAGGCAGGTCTGTAAGGCCGGAAGGCTTTGCGCCGTATCGGACTTCTTGTCAGTGCACGGCAAGAATAATCTGCGACCTGTAGTGTTGTGACCTGGTCGCAGATTTGGGGCATTCGTTCGCGAATGCCCTTTTTCCCGTATCCCTTTCGTACCACCCAGCTTGCCTACCGCAGAATACATGGGCGTGAGGATGCTGAATCGCAGGGTGCGATTGAAGCTCTCCATGTTTTCAAAAAAGAAATCCCACGGGTTTCATGATATTTCGCATGAGTGACGTTCTGGGGCATTCTCCGGTATTGTGTCGATTTCTGGAAACAGACGAAATATCAATGAGTATGGTCAGGTTGTGAATCTGGAATGCGGGTAGGCGGTTGGAAGGCGAATCGTGAGTGTGATTCTAGAATGGCGTTCATGGGAATGACGATTTGGATTCGTGGCGCTCGCCCTCAAACGCTGCCGCTGGGTCTTGCCCCGGTTCTGGTCGGCGTTGCCGCCAGTTGGCGGTGGGAGGCTTTGGGTGGCCTGCGGTCGTGCCCAGCTTTTCCGGGAAGATTGCTGGAAGAGCATGATGCTGGTGATGTGCTGGGGTATTGTGCGTTTTCTCGGCCGTGGTTTGCGGTCGTTGCGATGTTGTGCGCCGTGGTGGCGGTCGGTCTGCAGATTGCTGTGAATTATCTCAACGATTATGCCGATGGTGTACGCGGCACGGACGCCCGACGAGGCAGTGACGCCGCGGGACCTCGGCGGTTGGTCGCTTCCGGAGTGGATCCCAGTCACGTGTTGCTGGCTGCCGCGGTCGCTGCTTTAGCCGCCTGTGCCGCCGGACTGGTCGCTGTCGTCATAACTGGTCGCTGGTGGCTGATAGCGCTTGGCGCAACCTGTCTGGTGGCGGCCTGGGGATATACCAACGGTCGGCATCCTTACGGATATCGGGGTCTGGGCGAACTTGCGGCATTCGTATTCTTCGGGTTGGTTCCAGCCCTCGGCACGCAGTATGCGCTAAGCGGGTCGATCACCGTGACGGGGGTGGCCGGTTCGGTGATCTGCGGCCT
This window of the Bifidobacterium pseudocatenulatum DSM 20438 = JCM 1200 = LMG 10505 genome carries:
- a CDS encoding LacI family DNA-binding transcriptional regulator produces the protein MTLSSSQTNMRTASQRPKLSHIAKLANTTPSTVSKVINGRSGVSDETRQRIEALLKDMEYSKPPVKHALSTTIMLVLESMDNPWVLDIMQGATDTAVKRSMTVTICAKNASDGILNDTYRQAIRRARPKAVIFDNAYVPMRDRTLCQELGARYAVVDPSGTPCKDCMDVRIDNWTGGFEIGSHLINLGHRQFAAITGPMSTTCYPARLAGFRAALAQHDIVLNDTQVREGDYWSENARLHALDLLQQKNRPTAVFACSDTQAFGIYDAAHQLGLSIPEDLSVTGFDDINSARHLGPPLTTMRQPLAEMTRATLATLLSKHQSEDAQRTLLFPPTLVVRESTGPAPEIRE
- a CDS encoding MFS transporter, with product MDNANVKLSLKEKLSYGASDCAYNLVFNVVTTYMMFYYTDVAGISLLSVGTLFLVVRVLDAIAGPVVGALIDKTHTKWGKVRPWFLWFGAPFAIIGVMAFSVPNFGGVIKMIYVYVTYIMMNFLAVTVTTPCTALLPNLTTNAQERVNANAFRNVGGQIGVIASGMLTLPLVNLIGGGNQQLGFTVTMIIYGVICVGLLLLTFANTRERVFTPKEKEPPFIKSFVAMLHNGPWWILVTLNLVMFIGVVTKASSIVYFFKYNVGNETLSSLANGINSAGMIAGMILAPFFAKKMKNRNIAIMFFGFGIIGLLGLYVGAKIMSIPLIFVSMAVSALFQTGQSMGFVMLADVVDYGEWKTGVRSQGLITSCAAIGVTCGAGIAGWLSSFVLEINGFVPNQEQTAQALNAININFVWIPIACCAIGTVLMLLYKVDDQIGTIREELAVRNQVVAE
- a CDS encoding alpha/beta hydrolase; the protein is MSVMEPAVFTVERADGTSLTLRGTRYLPEGFSEDGHSPVAVLFHGFGGNRIDFSGFVVQMARELASRGLVVVTYDRAGHGESDGTFFDTTVSGDVEDALQVVEQARHMSGCDPDNLHFAGLSLGAVICTLLAPKVPGQPKSIALCSTATSYVDEIAGGHIQGKPLSAIEEQGYLDFMGVAMGPAMVEDAGRTDPYGMACGYRGKVLAIHGTKDFIPVDYIRRYEDVYGENMQLKVIEDGDHGFGNVKHREMVMPALGDFVAEQAGL
- the menA gene encoding 1,4-dihydroxy-2-naphthoate octaprenyltransferase, translating into MGMTIWIRGARPQTLPLGLAPVLVGVAASWRWEALGGLRSCPAFPGRLLEEHDAGDVLGYCAFSRPWFAVVAMLCAVVAVGLQIAVNYLNDYADGVRGTDARRGSDAAGPRRLVASGVDPSHVLLAAAVAALAACAAGLVAVVITGRWWLIALGATCLVAAWGYTNGRHPYGYRGLGELAAFVFFGLVPALGTQYALSGSITVTGVAGSVICGLLSVSVMMVNNLRDLEDDAAHGKRTLMVRIGSGKGKCWCMRALGWAAGLTVVFAMPLSVYAKLLDLLIKLPAEVDRDRSCTEYGICGDWSWGNADWMSLAAFVSIAGCVAIATRAVAAVRHDQWRRALPLCSMTSLVAAGAFVLNACQAGFMA